From the Senegalimassilia faecalis genome, one window contains:
- the yqeC gene encoding selenium cofactor biosynthesis protein YqeC yields MLHIQRGLTAIIGSGGKSTLLRALAEELSRDARVIVATSTKMHVPDWCPVVLGASLDDVRMALCEASIVCAGSIHLPMGKLAEPRAAFSDLVCSADYVLVEADGAKTLPLKAHAEHEPVIPACAGRTVCVVGVDGLGAPRLADVPPSAAIRAAGRRFRRRCGHARGGGGGAARRGAS; encoded by the coding sequence TTGCTACATATCCAGCGTGGGCTTACGGCCATCATCGGCAGTGGCGGCAAGTCCACGCTTTTGCGCGCCTTGGCCGAGGAGCTGTCGCGCGATGCGCGCGTGATCGTGGCCACCAGCACGAAGATGCACGTGCCCGACTGGTGCCCCGTGGTGCTGGGCGCGTCGCTCGATGACGTGCGGATGGCGCTTTGCGAAGCCTCCATCGTGTGCGCGGGCTCCATCCATCTGCCCATGGGGAAGCTGGCCGAGCCGCGGGCGGCGTTTTCCGACCTGGTCTGTTCGGCGGACTATGTGCTGGTGGAGGCGGACGGGGCGAAAACGCTCCCGCTGAAGGCGCATGCCGAGCACGAGCCGGTCATCCCCGCGTGCGCAGGGCGGACGGTGTGCGTGGTCGGGGTCGACGGCTTAGGCGCCCCCCGTCTTGCAGACGTGCCACCGTCCGCAGCGATTCGCGCAGCTGGCCGGCGTTTCCGTCGACGATGCGGTCACGCCCGAGGCGGTGGCGGCGGTGCTGCGCGCCGAGGGGCTTCATGA